Proteins co-encoded in one Leptolyngbya boryana PCC 6306 genomic window:
- a CDS encoding site-specific integrase → MVDQIHAVARLEHLSDKTEKAYLGYIRDFYEFHHRRPPREMGAAEISAYLTHLAVDRKVVLNKGGRGVKSPLDP, encoded by the coding sequence ATAGTCGATCAAATTCATGCTGTCGCTCGTCTTGAACACCTCAGCGATAAAACTGAAAAGGCTTATCTTGGATACATTCGAGATTTTTATGAGTTTCATCATCGTCGTCCCCCTCGCGAAATGGGAGCCGCCGAAATAAGTGCCTACCTTACACATCTCGCCGTCGATCGCAAAGTTGTCCTAAACAAAGGAGGACGAGGGGTGAAAAGTCCACTCGATCCTTGA
- a CDS encoding CU044_2847 family protein, translated as MDNLNRLIEYKLDDGQTILVEVVEPTPGGLAPVGRTADTIVQAQKTLSEALDNVRPVAEAIIGKLSNLSTRPDEVSVEFGVKLSAKAGAVLAAASAECNYVVKLTWKHVK; from the coding sequence ATGGATAATTTGAATCGGCTCATCGAGTATAAGCTCGATGATGGGCAGACGATTTTAGTTGAGGTAGTCGAACCAACACCAGGTGGTTTAGCGCCAGTGGGAAGAACTGCCGATACTATTGTGCAAGCTCAGAAGACGCTTTCAGAGGCTTTAGATAATGTTCGACCAGTTGCAGAGGCAATAATTGGGAAGTTATCCAACCTATCAACTCGTCCAGATGAAGTGTCTGTTGAATTCGGGGTTAAGCTGAGTGCAAAGGCAGGCGCAGTCCTGGCAGCAGCAAGTGCTGAATGTAATTATGTTGTTAAACTGACATGGAAACATGTCAAGTAG
- a CDS encoding serine protease codes for MEEQLIKSVVCICNENGTPEGVGILVSKRHIVTCAHVITNIVGHNFEDRNSDIELNAMVFIYEKPFPIKVRVVEIFPQDNIDFAGLEILTEIFESIPPVKFISNNSLSGDTFRVYGFPDYYNNGVWSYGEIRGKQTDGLIQVESNPNSAYFIKKGFSGSPVWNDDLQGWVGIINKADALRGATMISASTLRQCWTQVIELIATSESQYLSQLVEDLQCFAGIVAYEPPAITIRVKAGKPQPHIKHGIKWSSEFSDVESSARIDDGYLITDTKVGIEEILPVHSRFILLGDLGSGKTTSLQHITIKLAQARLKSGKGTIPLFVDLSDEWIRPQTIDNKNTSYLEGFRNLLEKNWNLETPLDEMLSNGKVIVFLDGLNEMGVDKLEKVNAVRSWIQGQRSPRYVVVACRDTAYTSELDLGLPTAYIGKLKIDAWELIATKLIQHLIDEGQGSQLGVSDFVEAVRNQHELKSILDKPYFIERLVKIYVSSGQVPNTEALILDDFANTVWKRERQQQNKLPEFSIMQVMLGHLAFLLLSRQKVSLDYKEIVKEAVGLLGWLFKREELTNLNLVINAAVHASLLRQEGAYYRFSDEFFRDYFAATYMMVNPSKAIPSPKADSSNLSEVWQQPVKYFHQLLPTEDTKLIELLKRVIPCNPVIAVDSILNSESRLRHNDFVVGQLLNLLKTNYPSSLENSLLLAFKKIGSHSHSQIIQALADKNENFQQKTYLARLAGELRIREATPVLVEIVQREDFYRGKIRSLQEEKTRLENKSDNQKLKENLRVGLGVAALTAFKFGLAILSGNPATLNTAASSFKEVGPMAYHQLNNQNQQPIRELATKIEALNNGPLKLINAAKLALNLLAKPVEKNKEKSAQESRTQFDAEGEIRLNWYEMQNGTERRVGFNSETFTIRIPPGGEPGRVIRVLGKGSVDPHNQQRGNLYLVIVADSSTSDQQIATN; via the coding sequence ATGGAAGAACAACTTATCAAGTCAGTTGTCTGTATTTGCAATGAGAATGGTACTCCAGAGGGCGTTGGTATTCTTGTAAGTAAGAGGCATATAGTAACTTGTGCCCATGTAATAACAAACATAGTTGGGCATAATTTTGAAGATCGAAATAGTGATATTGAATTAAATGCTATGGTCTTCATCTATGAAAAACCTTTTCCTATCAAGGTTCGAGTGGTAGAGATATTCCCCCAGGATAATATTGATTTCGCTGGACTTGAGATTTTGACTGAGATATTTGAGAGTATTCCTCCAGTTAAATTTATAAGTAATAATTCCTTGTCAGGGGATACATTTCGGGTCTACGGTTTCCCAGACTACTACAATAACGGAGTTTGGTCATATGGTGAGATTCGTGGTAAGCAAACTGATGGTTTAATTCAAGTAGAAAGTAACCCGAACAGCGCGTACTTTATAAAGAAAGGCTTTAGTGGTTCGCCTGTATGGAATGATGACCTTCAGGGATGGGTTGGAATCATAAATAAAGCTGATGCACTTCGTGGTGCAACTATGATTTCTGCATCTACTCTTCGCCAATGTTGGACTCAGGTTATTGAGTTAATTGCTACATCTGAGTCACAGTATCTTTCTCAGTTGGTTGAGGATCTACAATGCTTTGCAGGAATTGTTGCATATGAACCTCCTGCTATCACTATAAGGGTCAAAGCAGGTAAGCCGCAACCTCATATCAAGCATGGGATTAAATGGTCGAGTGAGTTTAGCGATGTAGAATCAAGCGCACGTATTGATGATGGTTATCTGATCACAGATACCAAAGTAGGAATTGAAGAAATTCTTCCTGTGCATTCACGATTCATTCTCTTAGGAGATTTGGGAAGCGGAAAAACTACTTCATTGCAACACATCACAATAAAGCTAGCACAAGCACGTTTGAAAAGTGGTAAGGGTACTATACCGCTTTTTGTGGATCTCTCTGATGAATGGATTAGACCACAGACAATCGACAATAAAAACACTAGTTACTTAGAAGGTTTCAGAAACCTTCTAGAAAAGAATTGGAATTTGGAAACCCCACTTGATGAAATGCTATCAAATGGAAAAGTGATAGTTTTTCTCGACGGGCTTAATGAGATGGGTGTAGATAAGCTCGAAAAGGTTAACGCAGTTAGAAGCTGGATTCAAGGGCAGCGTAGTCCAAGATATGTGGTTGTCGCTTGTCGAGACACAGCATACACCAGTGAACTAGATTTAGGATTACCAACAGCTTATATCGGTAAGCTTAAAATAGATGCTTGGGAACTAATCGCTACTAAGTTAATCCAGCATCTTATTGATGAGGGGCAGGGGTCTCAACTTGGGGTAAGTGATTTTGTAGAGGCAGTTCGTAATCAGCATGAACTGAAAAGTATTTTAGATAAACCCTACTTTATTGAGCGTTTAGTAAAAATCTATGTAAGTAGTGGACAAGTTCCTAATACAGAGGCTTTGATCTTAGATGACTTTGCGAATACTGTATGGAAGCGAGAGAGACAGCAACAGAATAAATTGCCGGAATTTTCTATCATGCAGGTAATGCTGGGGCATTTAGCTTTTTTATTGCTCTCACGTCAAAAAGTATCACTTGACTATAAGGAAATTGTGAAAGAAGCAGTTGGGCTTCTTGGTTGGTTATTTAAACGTGAAGAGTTGACGAACTTAAACCTTGTTATTAATGCAGCGGTACATGCCAGTTTGTTGAGACAAGAAGGTGCTTATTACAGATTTTCAGATGAATTTTTCAGAGACTATTTCGCTGCGACATACATGATGGTTAATCCTTCAAAAGCAATCCCTTCGCCAAAGGCTGATAGCAGCAATTTATCAGAGGTATGGCAACAGCCAGTAAAATATTTTCACCAGTTACTTCCTACGGAAGACACTAAATTAATCGAACTCCTCAAGAGAGTAATACCATGTAATCCCGTTATTGCTGTAGATTCAATTTTGAATTCAGAGTCACGATTGAGACATAACGATTTTGTTGTTGGTCAATTACTAAACTTACTGAAGACTAACTATCCATCTTCTCTTGAAAACTCACTATTATTAGCTTTCAAGAAAATTGGTTCACACTCACATTCTCAAATTATTCAAGCACTCGCCGATAAAAATGAGAACTTCCAACAGAAAACTTATCTTGCACGACTTGCTGGAGAGTTAAGGATTCGAGAAGCAACTCCAGTTCTTGTAGAAATTGTTCAACGTGAAGATTTTTACAGAGGCAAAATACGTTCATTGCAAGAAGAAAAAACTCGTCTTGAAAATAAGTCAGATAATCAGAAGTTGAAAGAAAATCTTAGAGTTGGACTAGGTGTTGCTGCATTAACAGCATTTAAGTTCGGTTTAGCTATTCTCTCAGGCAATCCAGCGACGCTAAATACTGCTGCAAGCTCGTTTAAGGAAGTTGGTCCTATGGCGTACCATCAACTTAACAATCAGAACCAGCAACCTATTCGTGAATTAGCGACAAAAATAGAAGCATTAAATAATGGACCTTTGAAACTTATAAATGCTGCCAAGTTAGCCTTAAATCTATTAGCAAAACCTGTTGAGAAGAACAAAGAGAAATCTGCACAGGAAAGCCGAACTCAATTCGATGCTGAGGGTGAAATTAGATTGAATTGGTATGAGATGCAAAATGGTACAGAGAGAAGAGTGGGCTTTAATAGTGAGACCTTTACTATTCGTATTCCTCCAGGTGGAGAGCCGGGTAGAGTAATCAGAGTTTTAGGAAAAGGGTCTGTTGATCCGCACAATCAACAACGTGGCAACCTTTACTTGGTGATTGTTGCGGACAGTAGCACTTCAGATCAGCAAATTGCTACAAATTAG
- a CDS encoding Hsp70 family protein codes for MLGVETIGGVMTPIILRDTPLPTQKVEIFSTAVDGQSNIEIHVLRANQKFTHENISLGTFRLGGIRPAPKGIPQIEVTFTVNIDGFLFFLLET; via the coding sequence ATACTAGGGGTTGAAACAATTGGTGGTGTTATGACACCAATAATTTTACGGGATACTCCTCTACCTACTCAAAAGGTAGAAATTTTCAGCACGGCGGTAGATGGGCAAAGCAATATAGAAATACACGTATTAAGAGCCAATCAAAAATTTACTCACGAGAATATTAGCCTTGGTACATTTCGTCTTGGTGGGATTCGACCAGCACCAAAAGGGATTCCTCAGATTGAAGTAACGTTTACTGTCAACATAGATGGATTCCTATTTTTTCTGCTAGAGACCTAA
- a CDS encoding OadG family protein, whose protein sequence is MLEMIDSALTYAAVGVLVLGFLYFAISFVLFCNQQADAQLKARATAKVSATEPANADVGVSDEPAAAIDHPQSLPSSDLTTDSRDVENTIADSSAETNTQERDRTVSELPLSTETDHVNSLSESDCSLDGVRRYTLHGRTVVRVSDVKSTVPDHVRRYTLHSKKVVRVEDLQAQLL, encoded by the coding sequence ATGTTGGAAATGATTGATTCCGCTCTAACCTACGCGGCAGTAGGCGTCTTGGTTCTAGGATTTTTGTATTTTGCGATTAGTTTTGTACTGTTTTGCAATCAGCAAGCTGATGCCCAATTGAAAGCGCGCGCAACGGCGAAAGTAAGCGCTACAGAACCAGCAAACGCAGATGTCGGTGTTTCAGATGAACCTGCGGCCGCAATCGACCATCCTCAAAGTTTGCCAAGTTCCGATCTCACAACTGACTCTCGTGACGTTGAGAACACGATCGCGGATAGCTCTGCTGAAACAAACACACAAGAACGCGATCGCACTGTTTCAGAGTTGCCATTGTCCACTGAAACTGATCATGTCAATAGTTTGTCTGAATCTGATTGTTCGTTAGATGGTGTTCGTCGCTATACGCTGCATGGGCGCACGGTTGTCAGAGTATCAGATGTTAAAAGTACCGTTCCCGACCATGTGAGACGCTACACGTTGCATAGCAAGAAGGTGGTTCGAGTTGAGGATTTGCAGGCTCAGTTGCTTTGA
- a CDS encoding PDDEXK nuclease domain-containing protein has product MSDSLFPDIQKYDEFLSALKSRIRSAQLRAAIAVNKELVLLYWHIGREILTRQAEAGWGGKVIERLAKDLKREFPDIKGFSRTNLLYMRAFAEAYPDEEFVHQLGGQIPWKHNCVLMDRVKDPEQRVWYIRQTIENGWSRAILEMQIESNLYQRQGGAVTNFEKTLPKPQSDLAQALVKDPYNFDFLSLNKAAQERDLERGLVGHIRDFLLELGSGFSFVGSQYPIVVEGQEFRIDLLFYNFKLRCFVVIDLKMVEFQPEFSGKMNFYVSAVDAILKHPDDQKTIGIILCKSKKRMVAELALQGMTQPISVSTHRIGGDAVPPQLQEIISSVEQLEIELESHRPIEVDSADENE; this is encoded by the coding sequence GTGTCTGACAGCCTCTTCCCCGACATTCAAAAATACGATGAATTTCTCAGCGCCCTGAAATCGCGCATTCGATCGGCGCAGCTCCGCGCGGCGATCGCGGTGAACAAAGAGCTTGTGCTGCTGTATTGGCACATCGGCCGTGAGATTCTTACCCGTCAGGCAGAGGCAGGCTGGGGCGGCAAGGTGATTGAACGGCTGGCCAAAGATTTGAAGCGGGAGTTTCCTGACATCAAGGGATTTTCCCGCACAAACCTGCTATACATGCGGGCTTTCGCTGAAGCCTATCCCGATGAGGAATTTGTCCACCAGCTCGGTGGACAAATTCCGTGGAAACATAACTGCGTTTTGATGGACCGGGTGAAAGACCCAGAACAGCGCGTGTGGTACATCCGTCAAACTATCGAAAATGGGTGGAGTCGCGCCATTCTAGAAATGCAGATTGAAAGCAATCTTTACCAGCGACAAGGTGGGGCTGTCACCAACTTTGAGAAGACCCTGCCGAAACCACAGTCCGACCTGGCGCAGGCTCTCGTGAAGGACCCATACAACTTTGACTTTCTCTCTTTAAATAAGGCAGCACAAGAGCGCGATCTTGAGCGAGGGCTGGTTGGACACATCCGCGACTTTCTGCTGGAACTTGGCTCTGGCTTCAGCTTTGTCGGCAGCCAGTACCCGATCGTCGTCGAGGGGCAGGAGTTCAGGATTGACCTGCTTTTCTACAATTTTAAGCTTCGCTGCTTTGTGGTGATTGATCTGAAGATGGTGGAGTTTCAGCCTGAGTTCTCCGGCAAAATGAATTTTTATGTGTCGGCTGTCGATGCCATCCTGAAGCACCCGGACGACCAGAAAACCATTGGCATCATCTTGTGTAAGTCCAAAAAACGGATGGTTGCTGAACTCGCGCTTCAAGGCATGACGCAGCCGATCAGCGTCTCCACACACCGGATCGGCGGTGATGCTGTCCCACCCCAGCTTCAAGAAATCATTTCCAGCGTGGAGCAGTTGGAGATCGAACTCGAAAGTCATCGCCCGATCGAGGTTGATTCAGCCGATGAGAATGAGTAG
- a CDS encoding DUF2927 domain-containing protein, with translation MHIPGYLKKALDEANPEVRAQLAMQIARSQDRRVFWLKVWLHTESGLTLLLVLFTLSVLTISSINQRTTAWFQGFKLFGVALSGIQSAARLTTFNPEAGKPLKVGDTVAGFEITSGFGKRTHPVSGEVAFHNGVDAAMPVGTAIVAPFDGEVQPIANDSCGWGLRYFSPTMPNHRFGMCHFSEQVKGGSVKAGATIARSGGSPGSKGAGSSTGPHLHFVVSNRDGTPVPPTQEALSKFLTPAKTASTQSPSDATSNAENTSEASATETLKYFEEIALGDEFNTSAKVVKKWRSSIRYAVTGRPTQTDRETLQKVLSELHELTGLEFLYGSIGKHVITIHFVPVDQFKSVLPATPAGNLGYFEFNDQNNVITRARILISTTGVNQQERSHLIREEVTQALGLARDSDRYKDSIFTQQWTKTQQYSPIDKAVIRLLYDERIKPGMTIEQVTQALKSTRV, from the coding sequence ATGCACATCCCCGGTTATCTCAAAAAGGCACTCGACGAAGCAAACCCTGAAGTTCGGGCACAACTGGCGATGCAGATTGCCCGATCGCAGGATCGCCGCGTGTTTTGGCTAAAAGTCTGGCTCCACACAGAGTCTGGTCTGACTTTGCTGCTAGTGCTGTTCACTCTGTCAGTACTGACAATCAGTTCAATCAATCAGCGCACGACTGCCTGGTTTCAGGGATTCAAGCTGTTTGGTGTTGCATTGTCAGGCATTCAGTCTGCGGCACGTCTCACCACCTTCAATCCAGAGGCGGGAAAGCCGCTGAAAGTGGGCGATACGGTCGCTGGCTTTGAAATTACCAGCGGGTTTGGCAAGCGCACGCACCCGGTCAGCGGGGAGGTGGCTTTTCACAACGGGGTCGATGCGGCCATGCCGGTGGGAACCGCGATCGTGGCTCCGTTTGACGGTGAGGTTCAACCGATCGCGAATGATTCTTGCGGCTGGGGTTTGCGCTACTTCAGCCCGACGATGCCAAACCATCGCTTCGGCATGTGTCATTTCTCCGAACAGGTCAAGGGGGGTTCGGTCAAGGCAGGAGCGACAATCGCCCGTAGCGGCGGCAGTCCTGGCAGTAAGGGAGCTGGCAGCTCAACCGGCCCACATTTGCATTTCGTGGTGTCCAATCGCGATGGAACCCCGGTTCCGCCGACACAGGAGGCATTATCGAAGTTTCTCACACCAGCCAAGACTGCATCTACCCAATCGCCAAGCGACGCGACTTCTAACGCTGAAAACACATCCGAAGCTTCAGCCACAGAGACCTTGAAGTACTTTGAGGAAATTGCACTTGGCGATGAGTTCAACACCTCAGCAAAAGTGGTCAAAAAATGGCGATCGTCGATTCGCTACGCGGTGACGGGAAGACCGACGCAAACCGACCGGGAAACGCTGCAAAAGGTACTCTCGGAACTGCACGAGCTGACCGGGCTGGAGTTTTTATACGGTTCTATTGGCAAGCATGTGATCACCATTCACTTTGTTCCTGTCGATCAGTTTAAGTCCGTTCTACCGGCGACGCCGGCCGGCAATCTTGGTTACTTTGAGTTCAACGACCAGAACAATGTAATCACCCGTGCCCGTATTCTCATTTCAACCACTGGGGTGAATCAGCAGGAGCGATCGCACCTGATTCGCGAAGAAGTGACGCAGGCGCTTGGGCTGGCGCGCGATTCGGATCGCTATAAAGACAGCATTTTCACACAGCAATGGACCAAGACCCAGCAGTACAGCCCGATCGATAAAGCGGTCATTCGGCTGCTTTACGACGAGCGGATCAAGCCGGGAATGACGATCGAGCAAGTAACGCAAGCCCTCAAGTCCACCAGAGTATAA
- a CDS encoding thermonuclease family protein — protein MKHPIIAAAFFMLLCPIAQAADLKGTASVIDGDTLEIHDQRIRLHGIDAPEGRQTCTLKGKAWRCGQAATLALQEKIGNQTVTCSGKKRDRHQRLVAICTIGREDLNGWLVANGWALAYRHYSKQYVPQENQARQARLGIWSSTFTPPWEWRQANR, from the coding sequence ATGAAACACCCGATCATTGCCGCCGCATTTTTCATGCTGCTATGTCCGATCGCCCAGGCAGCCGACCTCAAAGGCACTGCCTCGGTGATTGATGGCGATACCCTGGAAATTCACGATCAAAGGATACGCCTGCACGGCATTGACGCGCCGGAAGGTCGCCAGACCTGCACGCTTAAAGGCAAGGCATGGCGCTGTGGACAGGCGGCCACGCTCGCCCTGCAAGAAAAGATTGGCAATCAAACTGTCACCTGCTCCGGCAAAAAGCGCGATCGCCATCAGCGTCTGGTGGCCATCTGCACGATCGGGCGCGAAGACCTGAACGGCTGGCTGGTAGCCAACGGATGGGCACTGGCCTACCGCCACTACTCCAAGCAGTACGTTCCGCAGGAAAATCAAGCGAGACAAGCCCGACTTGGTATCTGGTCGAGCACGTTCACACCGCCGTGGGAGTGGCGGCAGGCAAATCGCTAG
- a CDS encoding phosphoadenosine phosphosulfate reductase domain-containing protein — translation MLRENTTKAPTWFETPDGLCRAGGTSPKLGTRLKFPQQGASLTVRWCSAYLKIDVCAIAINNQSRFSGRRTLVISGERAEESANRASYAEFEPDRTHANTRHVDRWRPVLHWRTEQVWNLIRRYRVSPHPAYRLGFGRVSCQFCIFGSDHQWATLWLIDPERVERLIAYEEQFGLTIHRSMSIRERIQRGTPYPLLNLLDIAAALDDRFIEPAIVPKGKWRLPAGANGETCGSP, via the coding sequence ATGCTGCGAGAGAACACCACTAAGGCACCCACCTGGTTTGAGACACCAGACGGATTGTGCAGAGCAGGCGGCACATCGCCGAAACTGGGGACGCGCCTGAAGTTTCCGCAGCAGGGTGCCTCGCTGACGGTGCGCTGGTGTTCGGCGTATCTGAAGATTGACGTGTGCGCGATCGCCATTAACAATCAATCCCGCTTCAGCGGCAGGCGTACCCTGGTGATCAGTGGAGAACGGGCAGAAGAATCTGCCAACCGCGCCAGCTATGCCGAGTTTGAACCAGACCGCACCCACGCGAACACCCGCCACGTCGATCGCTGGCGACCTGTGTTGCACTGGCGCACCGAGCAAGTCTGGAACCTGATTCGTCGCTACCGGGTCAGTCCGCATCCTGCCTACCGTTTAGGGTTTGGGCGCGTGTCTTGCCAGTTCTGCATCTTCGGCAGTGATCACCAGTGGGCAACGCTCTGGCTCATCGACCCGGAGCGCGTCGAGCGACTGATTGCCTACGAAGAGCAGTTCGGATTGACCATTCACCGATCGATGAGCATTCGAGAACGGATTCAGCGCGGCACGCCTTATCCACTCCTGAACCTGCTGGACATTGCCGCTGCGCTCGATGATCGCTTTATTGAACCCGCGATCGTGCCCAAAGGTAAGTGGCGACTGCCTGCGGGGGCAAATGGAGAGACCTGCGGCTCTCCGTAG
- a CDS encoding DNA sulfur modification protein DndB has translation MRGIQCGDDYWLVQFTFDQLHTLLHPFFERPKVSAPLSLAQRTLDPRRAKKIARYVITGLSQPEEFYILLPIVITVDIPEWECYDFQALDLEIPGMEGLGLLGLPGSATFWVPDGQHRSWGAIQARLEAPGLTANETIGVMLIPDAEGQKRQRIFLDANQHGVKPNKSIISLFDHRDPYSDIARAVLTSVDIFRDRTALESTNIQPKSGDVFTLNSLRESCKLLLLGAERDLHQEAIRFWRHVAQHHPHWKLLQTSNDPTLRQHSIGFNALTLCALAIVGQELRQQQQLTRITKLERINWRLSNPDWNLCKLNNRIVKNRDTMRAMATYILERIAD, from the coding sequence GTGCGCGGCATTCAGTGCGGCGATGATTACTGGCTGGTGCAGTTTACCTTTGACCAGCTCCATACGCTGCTACACCCCTTTTTTGAACGTCCCAAGGTATCTGCCCCCCTGAGTCTGGCACAGCGCACCCTCGACCCCAGACGAGCCAAAAAAATCGCCCGCTACGTCATCACCGGATTGTCCCAGCCGGAGGAGTTCTACATCCTGTTGCCGATCGTGATCACCGTCGATATTCCTGAATGGGAGTGCTACGACTTTCAAGCGCTGGATCTCGAAATTCCCGGCATGGAGGGGCTGGGATTGCTGGGTCTGCCCGGTTCCGCGACCTTCTGGGTGCCGGACGGTCAACATCGTTCATGGGGAGCGATTCAGGCACGCCTCGAAGCCCCTGGACTCACCGCAAATGAGACGATCGGGGTGATGCTGATTCCCGATGCCGAAGGACAGAAGCGGCAGAGAATTTTCCTTGATGCCAACCAGCACGGCGTCAAACCGAACAAGTCGATCATCTCTCTGTTCGACCATCGCGACCCGTATAGCGACATTGCCCGCGCTGTTCTCACATCCGTAGACATCTTCCGCGATCGCACGGCGTTGGAATCAACCAACATTCAGCCGAAGAGCGGTGATGTCTTCACGCTGAACTCGCTGCGTGAGTCCTGCAAGCTGTTACTTCTCGGTGCAGAACGCGACTTGCACCAGGAAGCGATCAGGTTCTGGCGGCATGTGGCGCAACACCATCCGCACTGGAAGCTGCTTCAGACCAGCAATGACCCAACCCTGCGCCAGCACAGCATTGGATTTAACGCTCTCACGCTCTGCGCCCTGGCGATCGTCGGACAGGAATTGCGGCAACAGCAACAGCTCACACGGATAACCAAACTGGAGCGGATCAACTGGCGACTATCCAACCCGGATTGGAATCTCTGCAAGCTGAACAACCGCATCGTGAAAAACAGAGACACGATGCGGGCAATGGCAACTTACATCTTGGAGCGCATCGCGGACTAA
- a CDS encoding TRM11 family methyltransferase — MDVQLSFFPELEGTRLATRHAGNPEHNRVQGADAIVHDWYRFILAYPPHLVRTYLERFAVMPDHTVLDPFSGTGTTIVECKKRSISGIGSDANPIAVLASRTKSDWIANPDSLRLRASRIAERAGETDQSILRTLTPDAEALVSRGAISPLPLHKTLNLLDAIREEPNTPPHLLLALAKALVSSISNLWFAPGVTVGPAKADAPVIESWLNNVNTIAADLELMQPNTVTTTVHHADARTLCDVLTPGSIDAVITSPPYPNESDYSRATRLESVLLGYLNNRLDAQTLKQTLLCSSSRNVYQGDTDDAWVAGNDRVQRIASEIEQKRQDLGKTDGFSRLYARAVKLYFGGMRRHLRSLKPALKDGASLAYVVGDQASFLQVHIHTGEILAEIAESEGYTIAGVDLFRTRQATKTGKQMREEVVLLRWTP; from the coding sequence ATGGATGTGCAGCTCTCTTTTTTTCCTGAACTTGAGGGAACGCGCTTAGCGACCCGTCATGCCGGGAACCCTGAACATAACCGGGTTCAAGGTGCGGATGCGATCGTCCACGACTGGTATCGCTTCATTCTGGCGTATCCGCCACACTTGGTCAGAACCTACCTGGAACGCTTCGCGGTGATGCCGGATCATACGGTTCTCGATCCCTTTTCGGGAACCGGCACGACGATCGTGGAATGCAAAAAACGCAGCATTTCAGGAATTGGCAGCGATGCCAATCCCATCGCTGTGCTTGCCAGTCGTACCAAGTCGGATTGGATAGCGAATCCCGATTCTCTCCGATTGAGGGCTTCGAGAATTGCTGAGCGGGCAGGAGAAACCGATCAATCGATTCTCAGAACCCTGACACCTGACGCTGAGGCATTGGTCAGCCGGGGCGCGATCAGCCCTTTGCCGCTGCACAAAACGCTCAACCTGCTGGATGCCATCCGCGAAGAGCCAAACACCCCGCCACATCTTCTGCTGGCGTTAGCAAAAGCCCTCGTCAGCAGTATTTCAAATCTCTGGTTCGCGCCGGGTGTGACGGTGGGACCCGCGAAAGCCGATGCGCCCGTGATTGAGTCGTGGCTGAACAATGTCAACACGATCGCGGCTGACCTGGAATTGATGCAGCCGAACACAGTCACCACGACCGTGCATCATGCCGATGCCCGCACCTTGTGCGATGTTCTCACTCCGGGTTCGATTGATGCCGTCATCACCAGCCCCCCATATCCGAACGAATCGGACTATTCCCGCGCGACACGCCTCGAATCGGTGCTGCTGGGCTATTTGAACAATCGGCTGGACGCTCAAACCTTGAAACAAACGTTGCTCTGTTCCAGCAGTCGCAACGTGTACCAGGGGGACACCGACGATGCGTGGGTGGCAGGCAACGATCGCGTTCAGCGCATCGCCAGCGAAATCGAACAGAAGCGACAAGACCTGGGCAAAACCGATGGCTTCTCCCGTCTTTATGCCAGAGCCGTCAAACTCTATTTCGGCGGAATGCGGCGACATCTGCGATCGCTCAAACCTGCCCTGAAAGACGGAGCATCTCTGGCTTATGTGGTCGGTGATCAAGCGTCATTTCTGCAAGTGCATATTCACACTGGAGAAATTCTGGCGGAAATCGCTGAGAGCGAAGGCTATACGATCGCGGGAGTGGACTTGTTTCGCACCCGTCAGGCGACTAAGACAGGAAAGCAGATGCGGGAAGAAGTTGTGTTGTTGCGCTGGACTCCGTAA